The Rattus rattus isolate New Zealand chromosome 1, Rrattus_CSIRO_v1, whole genome shotgun sequence genome includes a region encoding these proteins:
- the Rnf186 gene encoding E3 ubiquitin-protein ligase RNF186, which translates to MPDIRCQQVPTESRKEAGSVPTGPEPMQVPAAPADTACGCPCSEQPHPPNSVPRVSCTEAPQPIPAGASTTNTIIALGPTGRLSISVEGDLECLVCREPYNCARSPKLLSCQHTFCAVCLKLLLYVQEDTWSIPCPLCRKVTAVPGGLICSLRDQEAMVGRLALPCPEVRLCPQRLAGPAASAAARPANRTEDEQDVVSVNRVAARRLAVHLLLLALLIVLILPFIYPGVIRWVLAFVIALALLMSTLFCCHPQSQSSNWPCPRTLFCREQKQTQITSIA; encoded by the coding sequence ATGCCAGACATCCGCTGTCAGCAGGTACCCACCGAGAGCAGAAAGGAGGCCGGAAGCGTCCCCACCGGGCCGGAACCCATGCAAGTCCCGGCAGCTCCAGCGGACACCGCGTGCGGATGCCCCTGCTCGGAACAGCCTCATCCCCCCAACTCCGTACCCAGAGTGTCCTGTACTGAGGCCCCACAGCCTATCCCAGCGGGTGCCAGCACCACAAACACCATCATTGCCTTGGGGCCCACTGGGCGTCTCAGTATCTCCGTGGAGGGTGACCTGGAATGCTTGGTGTGCCGAGAGCCCTACAACTGTGCCCGCTCCCCCAAGCTGCTTAGCTGTCAGCACACCTTCTGTGCCGTATGCTTGAAGCTTCTGCTGTATGTGCAGGAAGACACCTGGTCCATCCCCTGTCCACTGTGCCGAAAGGTCACTGCCGTCCCGGGAGGCCTCATCTGCAGCCTGCGAGACCAGGAGGCGATGGTGGGGCGTCTGGCCCTGCCATGCCCAGAGGTGCGCCTGTGTCCCCAGAGACTAGCGGGCCCTGCTGCTTCAGCAGCAGCTCGGCCAGCCAACCGGACAGAAGACGAACAAGACGTAGTGAGTGTCAACCGTGTAGCTGCCCGGCGTCTGGCTGTACACTTGCTCTTGTTGGCTCTTCTCATTGTACTTATCCTGCCTTTCATCTACCCCGGTGTCATCCGGTGGGTGCTGGCCTTTGTCATTGCCCTGGCGCTCCTGATGTCCACCCTATTCTGCTGTCACCCCCAGAGCCAGAGCAGCAACTGGCCTTGCCCTAGGACTCTGTTCTGCAGAGAGCAAAAGCAAACCCAGATCACTTCTATTGCCTGA